From the genome of Fundulus heteroclitus isolate FHET01 chromosome 9, MU-UCD_Fhet_4.1, whole genome shotgun sequence, one region includes:
- the lurap1 gene encoding leucine rich adaptor protein 1 — protein sequence MDEGTGGDTIPDLKDIETKIGRKTPEGLLRWMREDASSLRREDASSLRGDGRPATPQDSAKDAGRKSLDEKIRKLRTEMAILRSVDVKILQQLLAVHEGIEAVKWLMEERSTLTSHCSSLTSSQYSLGEGPDTSWRGSWSSLQDPTNDKLDNISIGSYLDTLADDMDEYCPSSSESVICSTIPAASEATPGGNMTGGPRVSGAGSALGARSNIGAGNRIQPGMSNKDDGMGAPGVSGVGKSADLTKGRSVGSKDDAPVWTKSAEVEKGSPVLKNNAKTQAMTANGVLENPAAQTGSPTRKGLVDKLGTSQSPKTKQYKNGKIDLDTCKMNGKMHLEYDAHWRWVQSQEDVTFL from the exons ATGGACGAAGGAACCGGCGGCGACACCATCCCAGATCTGAAAGACATAGAGACGAAGATCGGCCGGAAGACCCCCGAGGGTTTGCTCAGGTGGATGAGAGAAGATGCGTCCTCCCTCCGGAGAGAAGATGCGTCCTCCCTCCGGGGAGACGGCAGACCGGCCACCCCACAGGACAGCGCTAAAGACGCCGGGAGGAAGAGTTTGGATGAGAAGATTAGGAAACTCAGGACGGAGATG GCTATTCTTCGCTCCGTGGATGTCAAGATTCTGCAACAATTACTGGCGGTCCATGAGGGCATCGAGGCAGTGAAGTGGCTGATGGAGGAGCGCAGCACACTAACCAGTCACTGCAGCAGCCTGACCAGCAGTCAGTACAGTCTGGGCGAAGGCCCCGACACGTCTTGGAGAGGTTCCTGGAGCAGCCTGCAGGACCCCACTAATGACAAGCTTGACAACATCTCAATTGGCAGCTACCTGGATACTCTGGCTGATGACATGGATGAGTACTGCCCCTCCAGCTCAGAGTCTGTCATTTGCTCCACCATACCGGCGGCTTCAGAAGCTACCCCTGGGGGCAACATGACCGGAGGTCCCAGAGTGTCCGGAGCAGGATCCGCTCTGGGAGCTAGGTCTAATATTGGGGCTGGGAATCGGATTCAGCCTGGGATGAGTAACAAAGATGACGGGATGGGGGCACCGGGGGTTAGTGGAGTTGGGAAATCGGCAGATCTTACCAAGGGCAGGTCAGTTGGCTCCAAGGACGACGCTCCCGTCTGGACCAAATCTGCAGAGGTGGAGAAGGGCAGCCCTGTcttaaaaaacaatgcaaaaacacaAGCAATGACAGCCAATGGTGTCCTGGAGAATCCAGCGGCACAGACAGGCAGTCCTACTCGCAAAGGCCTCGTCGACAAACTGGGAACCAGCCAGAGCCCCAAGACCAAACAGTACAAAAATGGAAAGATCGACTTGGATACATGTAAGATGAATGGCAAAATGCACCTGGAGTACGACGCTCACTGGCGCTGGGTGCAGTCACAAGAAGATGTGACGTTTTTGTAA
- the ttc22 gene encoding LOW QUALITY PROTEIN: tetratricopeptide repeat protein 22 (The sequence of the model RefSeq protein was modified relative to this genomic sequence to represent the inferred CDS: inserted 1 base in 1 codon), with protein METDNTEDIESLIEDMQYIPGHFHLELSLNCDPVGPVNLRFRDTLLKQESLQAELEVEVGHLQYAVRNLLGLLAFHLDQPDKAEEIFRNICKEDPGNLNAWANLGFVYDTQGREPDAEECVDKVSYLMGMNSGEDSQEETRLLAARCLAEQAYAFPYDVELDSEDNLRERLTSALSLYNKALHYGGHLIPSEEKRTWYFKMAAIYVRLDQIIKTTDDSEYARLFHYNKGLRLLKETLNSETKQHKALAWCYVGIMLERKDEFSSVPMSIHDCGFSASDPLSCFGTAMDLASNDSXSYSASIFLLATRLATSATALISADPELNWEAYCMRAKINVVVYVNQLEKAKHGMGGVPERQKLADARKDLDKVLTVRPCLRTHLEMAQIYYYMGVDALQETIMVDESSINHALVSLSKALQFKPADSLPDLHVLRGRCLLIKGEEQNAAECFKQAMELERPGSTDTTTLHCLLLTLLNLFILEASDRSSAITQLETWVNKAEERYPQDRVKSELRSLYRTHTEEVTELSKTLIRTGRLGLVKRLLETVAPQQLAERRPLARTFSLS; from the exons ATGGAAACAGACAACACGGAGGACATTGAGTCTCTGATTGAGGACATGCAGTACATCCCCGGCCACTTCCACCTGGAGCTGAGTCTGAACTGTGATCCTGTGGGTCCTGTGAATCTGCGATTCAGAGACACTCTCCTGAAGCAGGAGAGCCTGCAAGCTGAGCTGGAGGTCGAAGTGGGACATCTGCAGTACGCTGTCCGAAATCTCCTGGGGCTTCTGGCGTTTCACCTGGACCAGCCGGACAAAGCTGAGGAAATATTCAG GAACATTTGTAAGGAAGACCCTGGGAATCTCAACGCCTGGGCTAACCTGGGCTTTGTGTATGACACACAGGGGAGAGAGCCGGATGCAGAGGAATGTGTGGACAAAGTCTCTTACCTCATGGGGATGAACTCCGGGGAGGATTCCCAGGAGGAGACCAGGCTACTGGCAGCACGCTGTCTGGCCGAGCAGGCGTACGCATTTCCATATGATGTGGAGCTGGACAGCGAAGACAACTTGAGAGAAAGGCTGACGTCAGCGCTGTCGCTTTATAACAAAGCTCTGCATTATGGTGGTCACCTG ATACCTTCAGAGGAAAAAAGAACCTGGTATTTTAAAATGGCAGCTATTTATGTAAG GCTGGACCAGATCATAAAAACCACGGATGACTCTGAATACGCAAGACTCTTTCACTACAATAAGGGACTTAGGCTTCTAAAGGAAACACTTAATTCTGAGACAAAACAGCACAAAG CTCTAGCTTGGTGCTACGTTGGCATTATGTTGGAGAGAAAGGACGAATTTTCCTCCGTGCCCATGTCAATACACGACTGTGGTTTCTCAGCCTCTGATCCTCTGTCCTGCTTTGGAACC gccaTGGATTTGGCCAGCAATGATT TCTCCTACTCTGCATCTATCTTCTTGCTGGCAACACGACTGGCAACCTCTGCAACTGCTCTAATATCTGCAGATCCCGAGCTCAACTGGGAGGCCTACTGTATGCGCGCCAAG ATCAATGTGGTTGTATATGTCAACCAActtgaaaaagcaaaacatggaATGGGAGGAGTTCCTGAGCGACAGAAGCTAGCCGATGCTAGAAAAGACTTGGACAAGGTACTGACTGTGCGTCCGTGTCTGAGGACTCATCTGGAGATGGCCCAG atataCTATTACATGGGTGTAGACGCACTCCAAGAGACCATTATGGTGGATGAAAGTTCAATAAATCATGCTTTGGTCAGTTTGTCTAAAGCGCTACAGTTCAAGCCAGCAGACAGCTTACCGGACCTCCATGTGCTCAGAGGACGCTGCCTTCTAATAAAAGGCGAAGAGCAGAATGCTGCAGAGTGCTTCAAACAGGCCATGGAGTTGGAGAGACCTGGGAGCACTGACACCACAACCCTGCACTGCCTCCTTCTGACCCTCCTGAATCTGTTTATACTGGAAGCCTCCGACCGCAGTTCTGCTATCACACAGCTGGAGACGTGGGTGAACAAGGCAGAGGAGCGATACCCTCAGGATAGAGTAAAATCCGAACTTCGGTCCCTTTACAGAACGCACACAGAAGAGGTTACAGAGCTGTCCAAGACTCTGATCCGGACAGGACGCTTGGGCCTGGTGAAAAGGCTGCTGGAAACGGTGGCGCCTCAGCAGCTTGCTGAGAGAAGACCTCTGGCTCGGACCTTTTCATTATCATGA